The following coding sequences lie in one Flavobacteriales bacterium genomic window:
- a CDS encoding carbonic anhydrase (macrophage inducible 5; Mig-5), with protein MKTLTKEMQAALTPEKSIEILKKGNERFVNNLKANRNLLQQVNETSDGQHPFAVVLSCIDSRTSAELIFDQGLGDIFSVRIAGNIVNEDILGSMEFACKAAGANAIVVLGHTKCGAVKGACDDVKLGNLTVLLDKLKPAINAEKTVTNERNASNSEFVEKVASINVKMAMQQILDKSPILKEMINQKEIAMVGGMYDVETGEVDFYE; from the coding sequence ATGAAAACATTAACTAAAGAAATGCAAGCAGCATTAACACCAGAGAAATCAATTGAAATATTAAAAAAAGGTAACGAACGTTTTGTAAACAATTTAAAAGCAAACAGAAACTTGTTACAACAAGTTAACGAAACATCTGATGGTCAACATCCATTTGCAGTAGTTTTAAGTTGTATCGATTCCAGAACAAGTGCAGAACTTATCTTTGACCAAGGTTTGGGTGATATTTTTAGTGTTCGAATTGCAGGCAATATTGTAAACGAAGATATTTTAGGTAGTATGGAATTTGCTTGCAAGGCAGCTGGAGCTAATGCTATTGTCGTTTTAGGTCATACAAAATGTGGTGCAGTTAAAGGTGCTTGCGATGATGTAAAACTTGGTAACTTAACCGTTTTATTAGATAAGCTAAAACCAGCAATTAATGCTGAAAAAACAGTTACTAATGAAAGAAATGCCTCGAACAGTGAATTTGTAGAAAAAGTAGCCAGCATTAATGTTAAAATGGCAATGCAACAAATTCTAGATAAAAGTCCTATCTTAAAAGAAATGATTAATCAAAAAGAAATTGCAATGGTAGGCGGAATGTACGATGTTGAAACTGGTGAGGTTGATTTTTATGAATAA
- a CDS encoding ion transporter produces MSIRQNLYKIVFEHDTKAGKQFDIALLWLILFSVIVVMLESIPQLGVRFADEFLVVEWVLTVLFSIEYLLRIWITHQPIRYVFSFWGIIDLLSILPTYLSLFITGYHYLLIVRIFRLLRVFRVLKLARFNAEAQVLINALKSSSYKISIFLMAVVSIVTLLGTLMYVIEGGEEGFTSIPQSIYWAIVTVTTVGYGDMVPHTVIGKFISSIAMIIGYAIIAVPTGIVTVAMTKSNTSNKNCTNCNSSITENDNFCSNCGEQLNKS; encoded by the coding sequence ATGAGCATTAGACAAAACCTATATAAAATAGTTTTTGAACACGACACCAAAGCGGGTAAACAGTTTGATATAGCTTTACTTTGGCTTATTCTTTTTAGTGTAATTGTAGTTATGCTGGAGAGTATCCCACAATTGGGTGTTCGTTTTGCTGACGAATTTTTAGTTGTTGAGTGGGTGCTAACCGTTTTGTTTTCAATAGAGTACTTATTAAGAATTTGGATAACTCATCAGCCCATTCGTTACGTTTTTAGTTTTTGGGGGATTATCGACTTATTATCAATTCTACCTACTTATTTGAGTTTATTTATTACAGGCTATCATTACTTATTGATTGTTCGAATATTTAGATTATTAAGGGTGTTTAGGGTGTTAAAATTGGCTCGTTTTAATGCTGAAGCACAAGTCTTAATCAATGCCTTAAAATCGAGTTCGTACAAAATCAGTATTTTTTTAATGGCTGTGGTTTCAATAGTAACACTTTTAGGTACATTAATGTATGTTATTGAAGGTGGCGAAGAAGGTTTTACCAGTATCCCGCAAAGTATTTATTGGGCAATTGTAACGGTAACCACTGTGGGTTATGGCGATATGGTTCCGCATACTGTAATAGGTAAGTTTATTTCTTCTATTGCCATGATAATTGGTTATGCAATTATTGCAGTACCAACAGGTATCGTTACAGTAGCCATGACCAAATCGAACACTTCCAATAAAAATTGTACAAATTGCAATTCAAGCATTACTGAAAATGATAATTTCTGTAGTAACTGCGGCGAACAACTAAACAAATCTTAA
- a CDS encoding TetR/AcrR family transcriptional regulator: MNVSVNFKMNEKLFLRNPEESELGKRIIQHSIILIHKIGFEDFTFKKLAIEIGTTEASVYRYFENKHRLLLYIVDWYWCWQEYRLLYETNNISNPETKLKVAIKFISSPVEDDLTIVHVNEKLLYEIVMKEGAKSYLTRHVAEDNSNKLFQPYKQLCSRIADLILEYNPKYKYPSSLSSTIVEMAHSQNFYQQNLPSLTDFNTLKDKFEVSDFIENLVFSSITK; the protein is encoded by the coding sequence ATGAATGTATCCGTAAACTTTAAAATGAATGAAAAACTTTTCTTGAGAAATCCAGAAGAGTCGGAATTGGGTAAGCGTATAATACAACATAGCATTATATTAATACACAAAATTGGTTTTGAAGATTTTACATTTAAAAAATTAGCTATTGAAATAGGCACAACAGAAGCCAGTGTGTATCGTTATTTTGAAAACAAACACAGGTTGTTGTTGTATATTGTGGATTGGTATTGGTGTTGGCAGGAGTATAGATTACTTTATGAAACAAATAACATTAGTAACCCTGAAACCAAATTAAAGGTTGCAATTAAATTTATCTCTTCGCCTGTTGAGGATGATTTAACTATTGTTCATGTGAATGAAAAACTGCTTTATGAAATTGTAATGAAGGAAGGAGCAAAGTCGTATTTAACACGACATGTTGCCGAAGACAACTCTAATAAACTTTTTCAGCCGTATAAACAATTGTGTTCACGAATTGCAGATTTAATTTTAGAATACAATCCGAAGTACAAATACCCGAGTTCGTTATCAAGTACCATTGTAGAAATGGCTCACTCACAAAATTTTTATCAGCAAAATTTGCCGTCTTTAACTGATTTTAACACTCTCAAAGACAAGTTTGAGGTATCCGATTTTATCGAAAACTTAGTGTTTTCGAGTATAACAAAGTAA
- a CDS encoding 5-(carboxyamino)imidazole ribonucleotide synthase codes for MNISTVKIGILGGGQLGRMLINAANLLNLTTYVLDPNENCPSANICSKFVKGSFKNYDDVLAFGQLVDVITIEIESVNTEALLKLQEMGKKVYPEPSKINIIKDKGLQKQFYKNHQLPTSAFQIFSDKNALLAALENNTIKIPFVQKACRDGYDGRGVAVIKTKEDLKLLLDGESLVENLVDLNKEIAVIVARNSTGEIMTFPPVEMTFNPKANLVENLISPAQIDKETTEKARKLALDVMNAFELTGVLAVEMFLDKSNNILINEVAPRPHNSGHQSIEGNFTSQYQQHLRAILGLPLGSTNITLNSVMINLLGEDNYSGIPILEGIEECLKLEGVNIHMYGKKETRPFRKMGHVTIIDSNLENAKQKADFVQQTLKIKA; via the coding sequence ATGAATATATCAACCGTAAAAATTGGAATCTTAGGTGGTGGTCAATTAGGCAGAATGTTGATTAATGCTGCAAATTTGCTCAATTTAACCACTTATGTGTTAGACCCCAATGAAAATTGTCCTTCTGCCAACATTTGTTCAAAGTTTGTTAAAGGAAGCTTTAAAAACTACGACGATGTTTTAGCTTTTGGACAGTTAGTAGATGTTATTACAATTGAAATTGAAAGTGTTAATACTGAAGCCCTCTTGAAACTTCAAGAAATGGGTAAAAAAGTTTACCCAGAGCCTTCAAAAATTAACATCATTAAAGACAAAGGTTTACAAAAACAATTTTACAAAAACCATCAACTTCCTACTTCTGCATTTCAGATTTTTAGCGATAAAAATGCTTTACTTGCTGCACTTGAAAACAATACAATAAAAATACCCTTTGTTCAAAAAGCATGTAGAGATGGGTATGATGGCAGAGGTGTAGCAGTTATTAAAACCAAAGAAGATTTAAAATTGTTATTAGACGGTGAAAGTTTAGTCGAAAATTTGGTTGATTTAAACAAGGAAATAGCTGTTATTGTTGCTCGAAATTCAACAGGAGAAATAATGACTTTCCCCCCTGTTGAAATGACGTTTAACCCAAAAGCCAATTTGGTCGAAAACTTAATTTCTCCAGCTCAAATTGACAAAGAAACAACAGAAAAAGCGCGAAAATTAGCTTTAGATGTAATGAATGCTTTTGAGCTTACTGGTGTTTTAGCTGTTGAGATGTTTTTAGATAAATCAAACAATATTTTAATTAACGAGGTTGCTCCTCGCCCTCACAACAGCGGTCACCAATCTATTGAAGGGAATTTTACCTCGCAATACCAACAACATTTAAGAGCTATTTTAGGATTGCCTTTAGGGAGTACGAATATTACCTTGAATTCGGTGATGATAAATTTATTGGGTGAAGATAATTATTCGGGAATTCCAATTCTGGAAGGTATAGAAGAATGCTTAAAACTTGAAGGAGTGAATATACACATGTATGGTAAAAAAGAAACTCGTCCGTTTAGAAAAATGGGACATGTTACCATTATTGATAGTAATTTAGAAAATGCCAAACAAAAAGCCGATTTTGTACAACAAACATTAAAAATAAAAGCATGA
- a CDS encoding mechanosensitive ion channel translates to MNEFLNYSLLEFGNFNLKVTSILSLAAFFVFVFIVLLIVKKAINRTSKFDVARKYAIFSLVKYFTLVVSSVISLQILGFNLSVLLAGSAALLVGLGLGMQNLFSDYISGIIILIDSSVKVNDVIEVNGMVCKVIEINLRTTTVLTRDDKYIILPNTDLTRNHLNNWTHNDLASRFEVTVGVDYSSDVKLVMEILKTAVDNQNGILKKPAPFIRFNDYGDSSLDFCIYFWSEDVFRVENIKSEMRIRIFELFKEHNITIPFPQRVLHHVNKPN, encoded by the coding sequence ATGAACGAATTTTTAAATTATAGCTTATTAGAATTTGGAAATTTTAACCTCAAGGTTACTTCAATACTTTCGTTAGCTGCATTCTTTGTATTTGTTTTTATTGTGCTACTCATTGTAAAAAAAGCCATTAACCGAACATCTAAATTTGATGTTGCTCGTAAATATGCCATTTTTAGTCTAGTAAAATATTTTACACTCGTTGTTTCAAGTGTTATCAGTTTACAAATTTTAGGCTTTAATCTTTCCGTTTTATTGGCAGGTTCTGCTGCTCTATTGGTAGGTTTAGGTTTGGGTATGCAAAACCTGTTTAGCGATTACATTTCAGGTATCATTATTTTAATTGATTCATCAGTAAAAGTAAACGATGTTATTGAGGTTAATGGCATGGTTTGCAAGGTTATTGAAATAAATTTACGTACTACCACAGTGTTAACAAGAGACGACAAATACATTATTTTGCCAAATACCGATTTAACTCGAAATCACCTAAACAATTGGACTCACAACGATTTAGCTTCGCGGTTTGAAGTTACTGTTGGTGTTGATTACAGTTCGGATGTGAAATTAGTAATGGAAATTTTAAAAACGGCGGTAGATAATCAAAATGGGATTTTGAAAAAACCTGCACCATTTATACGTTTTAACGATTATGGCGACTCATCGTTAGATTTCTGTATTTATTTTTGGTCGGAAGATGTTTTTAGAGTTGAAAACATAAAAAGCGAAATGCGTATTAGAATATTTGAATTATTTAAAGAACATAATATTACTATACCTTTCCCACAACGAGTACTTCACCACGTTAACAAACCAAACTAA
- a CDS encoding SulP family inorganic anion transporter codes for MNNLFKHIKNDLPASVVVFFVALPLCLGIALASGAPLFSGIIAGIVGGIVVGMASGSPLGVSGPAAGLAVIVLGAIATLGSWETFLLAVVLAGVIQLILGYLKLGTIAYYFPSSVIKGMLSGIGLLIILKQIPHAFGYDADFEGDLAFIQPDGENTFSELYHMLNYITPGAIIISIISLFILIFWEQVLMKKSKVFGMINGPLVAVLSGILINYLFQNNILPFSLSGKQVVQIPVASNVGEFLSQFTLPDFTQLNNPQVYVIAFVLAIVASLETLLCVEATDKLDPDKRVTPTNRELKAQGFGNIISGLIGGLPLTQVIVRSSANISFGGKTKMSAIIHGFFLLICAITIPALLNMIPLATLASILLIVGYKLAKPALFKMVYKQGLEQFIPFVATIIGILFTDLLKGIAIGMVFAIFYILRNNFKNPFYILKNEKKEGEEHVVTLSEEVTFLNKGSILQMLNHVPSNSTVVIDGTSTKSIHFDVIEIIQNYMVSAKTKGITVTVKGITIN; via the coding sequence ATGAATAACTTATTTAAACACATTAAAAACGATTTACCAGCAAGTGTAGTCGTATTCTTCGTAGCTCTACCTTTATGTTTAGGTATTGCATTAGCATCAGGAGCCCCATTATTTTCAGGTATTATCGCCGGTATTGTCGGTGGTATTGTAGTAGGTATGGCTAGTGGCTCACCATTAGGCGTTAGTGGTCCGGCCGCTGGTTTAGCCGTTATTGTTTTAGGAGCCATCGCCACGCTAGGCTCATGGGAAACCTTTTTATTAGCAGTAGTTCTAGCAGGTGTTATCCAACTTATTTTAGGATATTTGAAACTAGGTACTATTGCTTACTACTTCCCTTCATCAGTTATTAAAGGGATGCTTTCTGGTATTGGATTATTAATTATTCTAAAACAAATACCTCATGCTTTTGGTTACGATGCCGATTTTGAAGGCGATTTAGCTTTTATACAACCAGATGGAGAAAATACTTTTTCCGAATTGTACCACATGCTTAACTATATAACACCTGGTGCAATTATTATTTCAATCATATCTCTATTCATTTTAATTTTCTGGGAACAGGTTTTAATGAAAAAATCGAAAGTATTTGGAATGATTAATGGTCCTTTGGTAGCAGTGCTTTCAGGTATTCTTATTAATTACTTGTTTCAGAACAACATTCTTCCATTTAGCTTATCGGGAAAACAAGTAGTTCAGATTCCTGTAGCTTCTAATGTAGGAGAATTTCTAAGTCAATTTACACTTCCTGATTTTACTCAACTTAATAACCCACAAGTTTATGTTATTGCATTTGTTTTAGCAATAGTAGCAAGTTTAGAAACACTATTGTGTGTTGAAGCTACCGACAAACTTGATCCAGATAAAAGAGTAACGCCAACAAATCGAGAATTAAAGGCTCAAGGGTTTGGTAATATTATTTCAGGTTTAATTGGGGGTTTGCCTTTAACTCAAGTTATTGTAAGAAGTTCTGCAAACATCTCATTTGGTGGTAAAACAAAAATGTCGGCAATTATTCACGGTTTCTTTTTATTGATTTGCGCCATTACTATTCCTGCACTATTAAACATGATTCCTCTCGCTACACTTGCTTCAATTCTTTTAATTGTTGGTTATAAGTTGGCAAAACCAGCTTTATTTAAAATGGTTTACAAACAAGGCTTAGAACAATTCATTCCTTTTGTGGCTACAATAATTGGTATTCTGTTCACCGACCTTTTAAAAGGTATTGCAATAGGAATGGTATTCGCAATATTTTATATTTTACGTAACAACTTTAAAAACCCTTTTTACATCCTAAAAAATGAAAAAAAAGAAGGTGAAGAACACGTTGTAACTTTATCAGAAGAAGTAACCTTTTTAAACAAAGGAAGCATTTTGCAGATGTTAAATCACGTTCCTAGTAATTCTACAGTTGTAATTGATGGTACCAGTACAAAAAGCATTCATTTTGATGTAATTGAAATTATTCAAAACTACATGGTAAGTGCTAAAACAAAAGGAATAACCGTAACTGTAAAAGGCATAACTATTAATTAA
- a CDS encoding transporter yields MNKVILFLFVSLLTNTICAQFSETVSSDRPGQAFAPNSVGKYVIQSQTGIDFGGYSGNANSTGNSIAPNTFIRYGITKKIELNTAWEFRNDSYKDNNFESSTNGLSFSSVGTRLNVFEGNGNSPAIGILALVKLPILAQSYNFNNIAPRLLVIAGGSLSEKFAYILNFGIDFDGNGTSPSGLYVANLGYSISPKFSTFIENYGSFGSNYFDHRFDTGLGYLINNNIQLDIYGGFGNNNDTIDYFTSLGVTWRITSIRDKHLNNQPN; encoded by the coding sequence ATGAATAAGGTAATTCTATTTTTATTTGTATCGTTATTGACTAACACCATCTGTGCTCAATTCTCTGAAACGGTTTCATCTGACAGACCAGGTCAAGCCTTTGCTCCAAACTCAGTTGGAAAATATGTTATTCAATCGCAAACAGGCATCGATTTTGGTGGTTATTCGGGTAATGCAAATTCAACTGGAAACAGTATAGCTCCAAACACCTTTATTCGTTATGGAATTACTAAAAAAATTGAACTAAATACTGCTTGGGAATTTCGAAATGATTCATACAAAGACAACAATTTCGAAAGTTCAACCAATGGTTTAAGTTTTAGCTCGGTTGGAACTCGTTTAAATGTTTTTGAAGGAAATGGTAATTCGCCAGCCATTGGTATTTTAGCATTGGTTAAACTACCCATTTTAGCACAATCGTATAACTTTAACAACATTGCTCCTCGCCTATTGGTAATTGCAGGTGGTAGCTTATCGGAAAAATTTGCCTACATCTTAAATTTTGGAATTGATTTTGACGGCAATGGAACGAGTCCATCTGGCTTATATGTTGCGAATCTTGGCTACTCCATTTCTCCAAAATTTAGTACCTTTATTGAAAACTACGGTAGTTTTGGAAGTAATTATTTTGACCATCGTTTCGATACTGGTCTTGGATATTTAATCAATAACAACATTCAATTAGACATTTATGGTGGTTTTGGAAACAACAACGATACTATTGATTATTTTACAAGCCTAGGTGTAACATGGAGAATAACCTCTATAAGAGACAAACACTTGAATAACCAACCTAACTAA
- a CDS encoding mechanosensitive ion channel family protein, with protein MEEQIKELMYNPLMVKFTMIFIGLLIIWVIIKAIQKNLLTKIKDNDNKYRAKKLSSFVGYLLTIVLLTVVFSEKLGGLTVALGVAGAGIAFALQEVIASFAGWLAIMFGGFYKSGDRVQLGGIKGDVMDIGVLRTTIMETGQWVDGDLYNGRIVLIANSFVFKEPVFNYSGDFPFLWDEIKIPIQFGSNYDKTNEILLKAGNEVAGDLTTESREGWHTLQNKFRLEEAITEPMVSLVVNDNWVEYTLRYVVNYKKRRLTKTALFTKILKEVEATNGEIKFASATFHLVEAPEFKVKVTQ; from the coding sequence ATGGAAGAACAAATTAAAGAATTGATGTACAACCCCTTGATGGTAAAATTTACCATGATTTTTATTGGTTTGTTGATTATTTGGGTAATTATTAAAGCCATTCAAAAAAACCTACTCACCAAAATAAAAGACAACGACAACAAATACAGGGCAAAAAAGCTCAGCAGTTTTGTTGGATATTTGCTTACCATAGTTTTGTTAACCGTAGTTTTTAGCGAAAAATTGGGTGGTTTAACAGTTGCTTTGGGAGTTGCAGGTGCAGGTATTGCGTTTGCCTTGCAAGAAGTTATAGCCTCATTTGCTGGATGGTTAGCCATTATGTTTGGTGGCTTTTATAAATCGGGCGATAGAGTTCAATTGGGTGGTATTAAAGGCGATGTAATGGATATTGGTGTGTTACGTACCACCATTATGGAAACAGGGCAATGGGTTGATGGCGATTTATACAATGGTCGAATCGTTTTAATAGCAAACAGTTTTGTTTTTAAAGAACCCGTTTTCAACTATTCTGGCGATTTTCCTTTTTTGTGGGACGAAATTAAAATACCCATTCAATTTGGTAGCAATTATGATAAAACCAACGAAATTTTATTAAAAGCTGGAAACGAAGTTGCTGGTGATTTGACTACAGAATCAAGAGAAGGTTGGCATACGCTTCAAAATAAATTTAGGCTTGAAGAAGCCATAACAGAACCAATGGTTTCGTTAGTGGTTAACGACAACTGGGTGGAATATACATTACGCTATGTTGTTAACTACAAAAAAAGAAGGCTAACCAAAACAGCCTTATTTACTAAAATCTTAAAAGAAGTGGAAGCTACCAACGGAGAAATCAAATTTGCTTCAGCAACTTTCCATTTGGTTGAAGCACCAGAGTTTAAGGTGAAAGTAACGCAGTAA
- a CDS encoding mechanosensitive ion channel encodes MKKQFLNLVFGLIILSSASAQPQTDSTNINNDSINASILANYNQQLLQIEQQRLADSVKKAELEIELSSLKTTDNLKKEELQKQLEEISKQEENRLAQKKAKIDSLRSTAKGFPVLGFFNDTLFTIYNKSGSFSAKERALAIANKIKNLSDVFGFKEDSLKLIPSEATLDLIYDETIIISISESDALWNNVTKQELGSTYKTVIAQAVLNYKSETSVSTLAKEIGLALLVLIITGFLLFYIGKLFKWTATKIEEQEDKKIKGIKIKNYTLFDAKRQINALLTLNTLLKWVVILLVIYIALPILFGIFPWTKDLAQTLFGYILNPVKRIASGLWNYLPNLITILVIVFVFRYVFRGLAFLKNEVENGNLTLPGFYTDWANPTYQIVKVIVFAFMLIVIFPYLPGSDSPIFQGVSVFLGFLFTFGSAGSLSNVIAGLVLTYMRLFKIGDRVKIGEVVGDVIEKSLLVTRVRTIKNEIISIPNSTVMNSHTVNYSSDAPEKGLIIHSTVTIGYDVPWRDTQQALIDAALKTELILKEPTPFVLQTSLDDFYVSYQINAYVREANKQASIYSALHQNIQDVFNERGIEILSPHYRAARDGNMTTIPANYLDKDYKAPTFNVNVKKD; translated from the coding sequence ATGAAAAAACAATTTTTAAATCTAGTTTTTGGATTAATAATATTATCTAGTGCATCTGCACAACCACAAACTGACAGTACCAATATAAATAACGATTCGATAAATGCTTCCATTTTAGCTAACTACAACCAGCAACTACTACAAATTGAACAACAACGATTAGCAGACTCAGTAAAAAAAGCCGAACTTGAAATAGAGTTGAGTTCGTTAAAAACTACTGATAATCTTAAAAAAGAGGAGTTACAAAAACAACTTGAAGAAATAAGTAAACAAGAAGAAAATCGATTGGCTCAAAAAAAAGCTAAAATTGATTCATTAAGATCAACAGCAAAGGGCTTTCCTGTACTAGGCTTCTTTAACGATACATTGTTTACTATTTATAACAAATCAGGAAGTTTCTCAGCTAAAGAACGTGCTCTAGCTATTGCAAACAAAATAAAAAATTTAAGTGATGTTTTCGGTTTCAAAGAAGATTCGTTAAAACTTATACCCTCTGAAGCTACGTTAGATTTAATTTATGATGAAACCATTATCATCAGTATTTCTGAGAGCGACGCTTTATGGAACAATGTTACAAAACAAGAGTTGGGTTCAACTTACAAAACAGTTATTGCTCAAGCAGTATTAAACTACAAATCAGAAACAAGTGTAAGCACTCTTGCAAAAGAAATAGGCTTGGCACTTTTGGTACTTATCATTACAGGATTTTTATTGTTTTACATTGGTAAACTATTTAAATGGACTGCCACAAAAATTGAAGAGCAAGAAGACAAAAAAATAAAAGGTATAAAAATTAAAAATTATACCTTGTTTGATGCAAAACGACAAATTAATGCTTTATTAACATTAAACACTTTATTAAAATGGGTGGTGATTTTATTAGTTATTTACATCGCTCTGCCTATTTTGTTTGGAATTTTTCCTTGGACAAAAGATTTAGCTCAAACTCTTTTCGGGTATATTTTAAATCCTGTAAAACGAATTGCTTCAGGATTATGGAATTATCTTCCAAATTTGATAACCATTTTAGTTATTGTTTTTGTATTCAGGTATGTTTTTAGGGGGTTAGCTTTCTTAAAAAATGAAGTAGAAAATGGCAATTTAACATTACCAGGCTTTTACACCGATTGGGCAAATCCAACTTATCAAATCGTTAAAGTAATTGTATTTGCTTTTATGTTAATTGTTATTTTCCCTTATCTACCAGGTAGCGACTCTCCTATTTTTCAAGGTGTATCAGTATTTTTAGGTTTCTTATTCACCTTTGGTTCGGCTGGTTCACTATCCAATGTTATTGCAGGTTTAGTGTTAACTTACATGCGTTTGTTCAAAATTGGCGATAGAGTTAAAATTGGTGAAGTAGTTGGTGATGTTATCGAAAAATCATTGTTAGTGACTAGAGTTAGAACAATTAAAAACGAGATTATTTCTATTCCTAACTCTACGGTTATGAATAGCCATACCGTAAACTATAGTAGTGATGCTCCTGAAAAAGGGTTAATTATCCATTCAACAGTAACAATTGGTTATGATGTGCCTTGGAGAGATACTCAACAAGCGTTGATTGATGCAGCTTTAAAAACAGAATTGATTTTAAAAGAGCCAACTCCATTTGTATTGCAAACGAGTTTGGATGATTTTTATGTTTCTTACCAAATTAACGCTTACGTAAGAGAGGCCAACAAACAAGCTTCTATTTATTCAGCCTTACACCAAAATATTCAAGATGTTTTTAATGAACGAGGTATAGAAATTTTATCTCCACATTATAGAGCTGCTCGTGATGGAAACATGACCACAATTCCTGCAAATTATTTGGATAAAGACTATAAAGCTCCTACCTTTAATGTAAATGTTAAAAAAGATTAA
- the purE gene encoding 5-(carboxyamino)imidazole ribonucleotide mutase — MSKNPVVSIIMGSDSDLPIMKQAAEILEQFNIAIEVTIVSAHRTPDRLIKFSKEAASRGIKVIIAGAGGAAHLPGMVASVTTLPVIGVPIKSSNSIDGWDSVLSILQMPSGVPVATVALNGAKNAGILAAQILGTNDDKIAKKIADYKKSLLKEVEEKFNKLEKVGYNAYLKQK; from the coding sequence ATGAGCAAAAATCCAGTTGTAAGCATCATTATGGGGTCTGATTCTGATTTACCAATCATGAAACAAGCTGCCGAAATTTTAGAACAATTCAATATTGCTATTGAAGTAACTATCGTTTCTGCACACCGTACTCCTGATAGATTAATTAAATTCTCTAAAGAAGCCGCATCAAGGGGAATAAAAGTAATTATTGCTGGAGCTGGAGGCGCTGCTCATTTACCAGGAATGGTGGCTTCGGTTACAACACTTCCTGTTATTGGAGTTCCAATTAAATCTTCTAACTCAATTGATGGTTGGGATTCAGTTTTATCCATTTTACAAATGCCATCAGGTGTTCCTGTTGCAACCGTTGCATTAAATGGAGCAAAAAATGCGGGTATTTTAGCGGCACAAATTTTAGGCACTAACGATGATAAAATTGCCAAAAAAATAGCCGACTACAAAAAATCACTTTTAAAAGAGGTTGAAGAGAAATTCAATAAGCTTGAGAAAGTAGGTTACAATGCCTATTTAAAACAGAAATAA